ATCCGATTGTTTCGTCTAGTTTAGGAATCGTCAGAAGCATCGCATACGCATCCTTATGCGCAGTGATTTTTTGCATGGTTGGGGAGAGACCATCAATGTGGGGAAGGGtgagattttgaatttttcaaacattcGGTAAATCACAAAGTCGAAGGGTTGACGCGCAGGAATGAATGACCTTGACTTTAGCCTCTCACACACCGCCTGAAACgggtacaataaaaatatcctaCTCACACGTTTCCGCAATCCTCAATCTCGCATCTAAAAACATCTCAATAACGTGGCGAAATATTATCCGATGCTGggagtattttatttatttatatttttccatattcATTTCTGCCTTCATTGAGATTTACACAGAGTATAAATTGGTGTCAATGAACCGATGTATCAGCAGCGGATAGTGCGTCATTATCGATTCAACAATACtgacataatttttacttGGTTAATAACCAATATAATACAACTaattaattgtcaattaattttttgctcatTTCCTAGGGCGAATAATTGTTCTCGATAGACTATTAATTCGATTCTGAATGGTAATGTTTTCGGAGTAATTATTCGCGTCATTGAGAATTTTATGTTTCAGGggatttttgatgaaaaaaaaaatctccatgaAGTAAGCTTTCAGCTTTCAAATCAATTGGAAGTAGGAGTGAAAACTGTTGTTCATATTATTGAACGcaaaatgacaataaaaatctCGTTCTCAAAATATAACGAAAGAATAGTAAAATTACACAAGGAggggaaagagagaaagagagagggaggaaaaGAGAGAGCGCGCGAGCACGACCCGGCTTTAACCAGAATCAATAGCGGCCGCACACGCCGATGGCGTTGTTGAACAGAGACAGTCTCGTGGCAGAATAaagagagacggaaagaggcaAAGTAACGGACTGTAACGTCCAGGAAGAAAGTGCAAAAATacttataaatttttcttcataaaacaatgaatcaataaaaaaaaaaggacagTAAATACCGTCAAATCAATGAAAAGATTATAGCTGGAGTCGaggggaatttcattttttttttcatcctcgaATTGCTATTCGAGGATTTCAAGAAGAGAAATTGGTTGGAGTCAGTGGCGGCACGTGGAAAGAAAAtgggaaataataataatgccaCGAAGAGGAAATAAAACAATTCAAGGACTAACATAATAATTGTCGCGCGAAATTTCattcgaaaaataattgtaattaaataatgttttactttgttaaatgaaaaattgaattggaaaaaaagCAGGCGCATCGCGCGGGACATCTCCGAAGAGaaacgagaaaataaaaaaagaaatatatatatatatatatatatataagagAAGCGTGGCTGACCCGAGAGAATAACCGGTATCTGGGGCCCTGTACACCTTGCTTTGTAGGCCCGCAAGAGGGAAGAACACTAACCCACGAGGCTCGTGTGGAGATGGGGAGGGGGGAGCCCAAAGATGCCCACATAGttacaatttgaaaaattagcaTTTGTGACTCGTTCACCTCCGAAAATCGATACCAAggtttatcaattaaaaaattctggaggCAGATTAAAACGTCAAAACTCACtataatttagaaaattttttaaatccttttctccatcaaaaaattagcaattacgccatggaaaaattcacgaaGAATATATAGAATTTCGGTGAGCTTTCATGGATTTGCTGAATCTATAGAAAATATACAAGGAATAtgtgtgaaaaatattgaatatatttttaatatacaAATTTGGCTAATTTAAATTATGTTTTAATATATTCttcgagataaaaatttttccgtATGGTTACCGAGTCATATGAAGAGCTGTCTCTTCCCCAGTTTAAGCTCTCAAAGAACACAAGCAAATGATTTCGTCGAGCCGTTAATGCATTGGAAACGCATTAAGCTCGGAAAATCAGCAACAACACTAACAACATGTTGtccatataaaaaaaaacataccgCTCCAATTTGATTAGACGTTTGTGTAGCTAAATGTTGCTGTCCTTGCATCTGATGAATGTTATTTTGTCCAGCATCCATAACATTGCTGGCATACCACCACTGCACTCCAGGCGGTGGattttgttgttgttgtgGTGCACTACCATTGCCATTGCCACCACCAGGTGCAGTTCCTTGCTGTCCAATTCTGTAATCATAACCACCCCTCATGCACGCACCAACAGGACTTGACGTTGATACTGGGCTCGATTGTGCCCCAGTTGTTGCTGGGTTTTGAAAACTCGATGCCATCTTATACGAGAATAATTGTTGTGTTGCAGCAGCTGTACTCCTGACAATATCTTGATGATGCTGTGACAATTGTTGAGCCTGCTGCTGTGCAACTACAGCAGCCTGCTGGTTCATCAAGTGCTGATGTAAATTCTGttgctgttgttgttgttgctgctgctgctgctgttgttgttgttgctgctgttgctgttgttgttgctgctgttgttgttgttgttgttgttgctgcTGTTGTTGTGCTTGTTGCTGTTGTGCAGCAGCAACAGCGGCCTGTTGTTGCTGTAATTGTTGTTGTGCCTGTTGATTTTGCTGATTGGCTTGTTGCTGCTGTTGATCGGTATTCATACCCGGCCACCATGCATTACCACCAGCACCATCCTCACGATTCCCAGGGCTCGGCGTACCCCAGCCGCCGGCGGCTGCGGCGACGCGGTGGTGTTCCGACATGTCACGCGCGTCTCCGTCGTACAATCACCCTGGTACAGGGTTATACCCCCCACCTCTGAtctattaaataataactaaTAATTCCCCCTCCACTTTTACTAGCCAACAATGTTTTTTCACTCACTTTTATGTTTCTCTCATTAATATCCCTTTACTGTATCTTCCCTGAATTTATGATCATTAATAACACTCGTTCACTGCAGTTAatttcagcaatttttttttccgttgagTAGAAAAATAAGGGGGCGgagatgggaaaaaaattcacaattttttttccccggttatattttttaagctaatttctttttcaatttccacgAATTTTTGGAGGTTTTTTTTCGATACTGCGAGGGGGGAAGGAAAGAAAAATGGCCACACTCACCGCTGTTTTAAGGCTACCTCCGGCCACACCACTGGACACATCCACACGCGCGCACCCTCACGGGTGTCTTTCTCACTCAGTATGCACGCCCGATTTCCACGGAATATACCGGACTCCACATAAACCGCGTCCTgaggattttctttttttttttctttttttttctcgctccTTAAAGCTCTATTTGAGATTTATGAGGATATTTCAATTGAGTGTCCTTGTTAATTGTCTTAACTCAGGGTAAAtagatttgaataattattatgcaTTTATCACGAAATTATTCAGGAGTTTGGTTAATTAAATGAGTAATAATAATACAGGAGCACACTGATTTATCGAAGCACctcacaatatttttcaccgGTTTaatactctctctctctctcccggtaTTTCAGAGAGAGAATATCGCGGGGAGGgggagtgagggagagagataTCACGGATTGaggaagggagagggagagggaggggagaAGAGAGTCCCTCGGTACTTTTGGAATGTTTTATTATTCCTCTTTTCCTCCTCCAGCTTGATTCTAATTAATCTATTAGATTTTCTGCTGCGTCTCCTCTGTTGATGAAACAGTATTGGAAAAATCACTCTTCACTGAAGCACAGAAAATTAACCAGTAATAATagtattataataataataatatgtatgtattattatcattattatcttccttattttttgtgtattttcgTTTTACTTTCGAGTTGATCTACAGTGAAGATCtgttggaaaatattcaaatggcTGTACGGTTGCCTGCGGAGTGACGATGAATCgttcttattttttaaaatttcgttCTCTCTTTAATATTCGCgtagcaaaaatattttaaaaaggaAGGAAACACACACCGTACGTACGTTACACTTTGGGATGCGGTCTACTCGACGCTACGCTCAACGGCTGCTCCAAGCGCTCGGCAACGTTCGGTGGTAAAGCGGGTGGTGGTGTACGGGGAGGGGGTGGCTCGCCCCTtcttttctttctcactcGGTTTCGCCTTCCTGCCGTTGGGCTTCACCATCTACCCCCCACCATACCAATAACAATTCTCTACACCATTTTATCCCCACCAGTTACAACAGCCGTTTCACTTTTACGTGCGCTaccttcaaatatttatttttattcattttttaaatttccactGGGgagaaatagtttttttcacaCACCGAGCTGGTGCTGAGAAGAAgaggatttttctttcaacattTTCCCCAAATCGGGAAAAGATTTTTGGATGCTAGATGCCGGAGCAAAAAGCCCGGGAACGACGCCGTGAGTTCGGAGATGAGAGagaggaattgaattttttgctgCGCGCGCAGGAAATTTCGTCGGCTTCTTTCCTCTCACTCGAACTGGAGCAGGTGGGGGAACGACCAATCGCCAATGTTCGCTCGGTTAGTTGGGGATTTTGTGATGGAATGAGGGGAAAGAGGGAGATGAACGTGGAGCGCAACGTTGCCGGATTGAGCTTTCACCCGATTGTTCACAAAGGACGGTTCGTTTTCGGGAACCAATGGTGCGACAGGATTACCAGGAGAGGGGATGGCGGGCTTGTAACGATGGAAAAATGTGGCAacactggggggggggggagcgaGAGAGACGACACGAAGCGTTCCTTCCGCCCTGGAGTTTTCGAGAGACGCCGacgggggagagagagagagcgagacgATGAGAGATGAGAAAGATGCTGAATGAGATTTATGAGGAGGGGGTAGGGGGGACAGAAGGGTTCTCTCTACCCTTGAAACTACCGAGGTCAACTTTTAGGCACGGATTTGATGGCGAGGAAAtagatggatttttttttttggttcttGGAGTTGTCAGgagattttccgaattttccgtGCTTTTTATTTTGCGAGACGCGCACTTCCTTGTTTCAGAAGGCATTCTGAGAGGTCTGCTTTACCAACTGAGAATTTCGCAATGGTACCCACGATTCTACGGAGCTTCGGCGGTACCCGGGTGATTGGAATATTGTCTATTTATGACGATTTGTAATTCTCAATAGAATGAGAAGAGCAAGTGGGACGACCTTTAGCTGGACATTTTCAagtcaatggatttttttaataccgaTTGAGCAAACGATAGAAACATTACGCGAAAACTTGgcgatgaataaattaaataatttaaattaaaattcaattccctCGGAAATGCGAGAGTATTGATCGGCAGCATCTGCGTGGAGAAAATAGTGACTTTTTGTGCGGAATTTTTCTGCAGGTGAAGCCAGGTAAATGGTAAATTAGCTGGAAAAATTTCGACGAAAAATGTGTTttgcgggagagagagagcagAGGCAAAAAGGTAGAAAAATCGAGTGAGAAATACCAAGTCGAAGGTTTCATAGAACGCCCGACTTTCGTTCCATCTCTCTCCCGTTGAGCGacggagggggagggtaagGGTGAGGGTGAGTGGAATGAGTGGTAGGAGTGCGAGGGGGATACGAGGTAACGCGACGAATCGAAGAGTGAGAGGAGAAGAGAACCGGGTCCGGGTCAATAAGACGCGAGTGAGGCAGAGGCAAAGCGCGCATTCCCAGGGCCAACGAGCGGGAACGCGAATTTAGAGAGGGGAGGAAGGAAAAAAAGGCAACAACCAAGTAGAgcgaaattcattaaaaaataataaattttgggtgagaaaaattataattcattttccattattcTTCGGGAGTTTAACGCGAATGAATTACTGAACATTCTCAAGGCTTTGCGACTTTCAAATGGTTAAatgattttctcaatttatctCTATTAATTCAGAAATTAGTCGAGAAAAAGGATTTGGCAGTGTTATTTGAGAAGCCATTACCGAGTAAAAGCAAAAACATGAGGTGAATACGTtttctcaaagaaaaaaaaaattaaatgacaaGTTTCTAAATGCAAAGGATGAagaataatattcaataagGAAAAATACCGaataacaaacaaaaaaaaagtaacgaTTTTCTAAATGCCACCTAAACAGCtcaacaacaataaaaaaaatcctaaaaatcCTAAAGAAAATCTTAATTAGATTGTCGCTTCATTCTTCTTACCATCAAAAAAAGGGTAGGAAAgatcggggaaaaaaatgcgGTGGCATGTAGCACGAAAGGAGAGACGTGGGTGGGGGAGAAAtcgagaggagaaaaatttggaaaaattgctgGCGTGACGGGGCGGCTACGGtgggaaagagaaagagaaccCAAGTGGGGAGAACAAGGTGTTTTCAGTGGGAGGAAGGGGAGGTGGGGAGTTTGAGGTTTTGCCCGTTGCCAAGAGACGCTGGGCCCGATCTTGTACGAGGCCATACGATCATAGCCGAATGGACTCGATCCTCGGCGAGTCACGTTCGTACGAGAAAACGAGAGGATGTTCGCCAAGCACAACCACCGACGTTTTCATACCCCCCCATTCCCCCGATTCGACCGACATCAAcccttttttgtttttttttttacacattttCTAACACCATGTGGCGTAACAGTCGGTTAAAAACTGTCGCACAATAACGCATGATTCTTTTACCGGAAGTGGAGTTCGATTCCGCACCGAAATCGCACGAAACATTTAACGACgattaaaaagtaaaaatctttccaattttttaccacgaattgtatttttttagaacACGTGATGTTTAATAAAGCGTTTATCTGCGCCATTTCATTTTAGAAAAGTCAACTGCTCATTTTTCCATGTTTGAAAAAAAGGTGGCATGAAAATACAGGGGGCACCATACGGCGTGGAATAATGTAATTTATAACCCCGGGGTGGGCTAAAGAAAAGGGTCGTTGCCACGCTGCAATTTATGTCTGCTGTGTGCAGCCGGCTTTTGCGCGATATTGAGTTTGTACCACCCTCCCCTATAACCCCTCGTCCCCCACCGTTCCCCTCCGCAGCCCTCCAGCTCAAACACCCCTCGAGATATTTTCCGCGGTAAATTTGtcgattttaaaaatgaacaTTAAAGAAATGAATTCGATTGACGTATTTTCCGTCTATTCAATTTaaagtcattaattttcatttatatattATACAACGAAAATGAGTTGTCAATTGTTAAAGATTACTAGTAAGGTTGAAGGATAAAATAAAGGCTGGCTGAAGAACTGACCTGGCGATTCGATGTGCCCTCCAGCCTATGAAAAAGAGTAGGTAACAGTAGGGATGTCCAGTATTACCCACTGTAATTACACTCGAAATTTCggtttatttgtatttttattctattctatCCCTATTGCTATACCTGGAATCTGACCGAAATACAGGACCTTCGCTCACTTGggcttttaaataaaaaacatagCCCGGTTATAACAGTGAGAAATTAACAGCTTGGCAAGGGGAGAACAGCGGATCATCTTTTTGTTTAGATCTTGAGGGCTATTGCTTTAACAGGTGCTCTGAAATTCAGCGGGTTCTCTTTCTTTGTAAAACTAtatgtataattttttgacaATGAATATATATCCATTAGAAATTCATCTTATTTTCCTCGCCGAGGGAAAATCCGAAAGTTGCGCAACGCAATTCTATCATCCAAAAATATAATGGATATAATTCTTTTTTGATTGCACGATTGCATATGATAGcatatgatattaaaaaaaaaaaaaaatggtatagcaatattttcaaaacaaCGCAATACTTCCCCAATGAAACACAATATTTCACATTCAATAATTGGCTGACGGCATTcaatgagatgaaaatataCCATCTTCTAATTTTGAGTGGAAAAACATATTTGAAAAAGAAATCGGTTGAAACTTCAATAGCCCCTCACAATAAGCTAACTAATCCCAAAAGGATCCTCTGGCCTCCGTCCCGAGAATTTATACCCTCCTAAAGCAGCCAATAAATCACGTTGAACGATCATAAAATAGAAATCCCATCAATAAAGTCCTGAGAAATTTCTATTCTTCCTGTGGCCTGTTCAGGGCCCCCAATAAAAGAGCCTAATTTTTTTGGCTAAAAATTTGAGGTATAAAAGTGCAAATGCGTCCCCCCCCCCAACAAGTACTGGAATGGAACGGCCTCAGCACCGAGGGCTTGTTGCGTTCCAGTTCGGTCATTCTTACGAAACTAACCAGATGGATGGCTGCTTTCGTATGACTATCGTACACACAACAAGCCTTCACTGTTCCGTTCTCAAATGTTTTCGTGTGGGTTTTTCACGTTAAAACCgagcgagagaaagagaaggattGCGCTAATGCAACATTACGTCAATGTGCtatgtttcatttttcatctctttcgGCTTATTCACACAGATAATAACGAcggaatttatttgaatccACGTCATATAATTTTACGCTTTCTGATAATGCATCCTCCAAAATTTTAATGGTCATTTCAATGGCAAGGGAATCCTATATATATAACAATTATGCTATATATTTTAATAGGTGAAATTCCCATTGAAATTATTCCTTGTGTACCGTAGAATCATCGgagattcattgaattttgattattgaaaagtcgattttccAACTGAAACAATAGCTCGCGCTGGTGAATAGTAAACTTGACATTGATCGTCAAGTAACCAAGGGGGAAACAGACACCAGACCATATTCCGGATGTGAACGCACCTGCATAATTACCAAGAGCGTTTACAGAAGGCCTCCGTCGGCCgttacttcagacacaaaatAATCATCATACCGCAGCATTATTATGTTTTCATCGAAAATTCCAGGTTTCAGAAGTTGTGTGCAATAGGTGGCAAGTGAAGTGGTTAAGACAACTACACATGTCACAATGTATTAATTTAACGACttcataaaattgataaattcttTCATTTGTTTTAAACTCGTGGAGAACGAAAAACTCCAACTTTctcttcaattattcaatttaaataaataatacagtTGAAATGGTGGATACCACCAAGTGAGTTTACAACGCTTTCCAAATAAATTCCATGGcagtttaaacaaattaatcgTTCGCTCATTAAATATATTGTACCTTTCATCGAGAGCTCCTTGAAACTTCTTAAAAAGACACTTATTCCCTAGTGTAAATTGTTAAAACTAGTCTTAAAAATATTGTGCCTCAATAAATCGACAAACAATGACGCAACGACACAAAATATTCACCAACcactcgagaaaaaaaaatttttttttttttctaattaatcatggttttcaatttttggcgCGCGGAGCACCAGTCGTTTACATCGGCGGCCATCTTTACTACTACTACTACCCCCCCCCCGCTCCCAAGAATGGTGAACCCAAACAGTAAGCAGAGAATTGTTCGAAAACAGCCCCTGGGGCCCTTCCCAACCCCGGGAGATGCCCAAAAAATcagatattcaatgaaaagccCAATAAAATGAATGCCATACCT
This genomic stretch from Diachasmimorpha longicaudata isolate KC_UGA_2023 chromosome 6, iyDiaLong2, whole genome shotgun sequence harbors:
- the LOC135163863 gene encoding high mobility group protein DSP1-like isoform X2, which encodes MSEHHRVAAAAGGWGTPSPGNREDGAGGNAWWPGMNTDQQQQQANQQNQQAQQQLQQQQAAVAAAQQQQAQQQQQQQQQQQQQQQQQQQQQQQQQQQQQQQQQQQQNLHQHLMNQQAAVVAQQQAQQLSQHHQDIVRSTAAATQQLFSYKMASSFQNPATTGAQSSPVSTSSPVGACMRGGYDYRIGQQGTAPGGGNGNGSAPQQQQNPPPGVQWWYASNVMDAGQNNIHQMQGQQHLATQTSNQIGAHQIQQLPQQNNLQQNNAQVNKMPRGKATDTKPRGRMTAYAFFVQTCRQEHKKKHPEENIVFQEFSRKCAMRWKTMSDKEKKRFHEMAEKDKKRYDAEMQNYTPPKGENVKGRGKKRKHIKDPNAPKRSLSAFFWFCNDERGKVKMLNPEYGVGDIAKELGKKWSDADPETKSKYEAMAEKDKARYERESTAYKKKMAEGPGEIL
- the LOC135163863 gene encoding high mobility group protein DSP1-like isoform X1 → MSEHHRVAAAAGGWGTPSPGNREDGAGGNAWWPGMNTDQQQQQANQQNQQAQQQLQQQQAAVAAAQQQQAQQQQQQQQQQQQQQQQQQQQQQQQQQQQQQQQQQQQNLHQHLMNQQAAVVAQQQAQQLSQHHQDIVRSTAAATQQLFSYKMASSFQNPATTGAQSSPVSTSSPVGACMRGGYDYRIGQQGTAPGGGNGNGSAPQQQQNPPPGVQWWYASNVMDAGQNNIHQMQGQQHLATQTSNQIGAHQIQQLPQQNNLQQNNAQVNKMPRGKATDTKPRGRMTAYAFFVQTCRQEHKKKHPEENIVFQEFSRKCAMRWKTMSDKEKKRFHEMAEKDKKRYDAEMQNYTPPKGENVKGRGKKRKHIKDPNAPKRSLSAFFWFCNDERGKVKMLNPEYGVGDIAKELGKKWSDADPETKSKYEAMAEKDKARYEREMTAYKKKMKDGPGVGAPANAIKNESEEEVEEDDADEDDDI